TATCAATTCCACACTCGCCGAACTTTGCCAGGGCCTCGCCAGCTCCCGCAACCAGAGAATCACTGACCTTCCCATGGTCGGCAAAAGCCTTCAATGTAGCCTCTGGCATCGTGTTTACCGTAAAAGGTGAGGCGAGTGCCTGAACGTATAGGGTATCGGATGCCTTAGGATCCTTCGTTCCAGTGCTGGCAAAGAGCAAACGCTGGGCACGCGCCCCCTCATTGAAGACGCGTTGCCAGGGTTGCGAATCGAGCAAGCGACGGTAACTCTCATAGGCCTCCCCCGCTATGGCGATACCAAGCTGGTCACGGAGTTCCCCAGGAACCTTGTCCGCTACCGCTACATCCCAGCGGCTGACAAACAATGAGGCGACCGAGCCAACATGCGGATTCAATCCTGCCGTGATGCGCCGCTCGATGCCTCGAAGATAAGCCTGCGCTGCAGCAACATACTGTGTGGAGGAGAATAAGAGGGTCACATTGACAGGAATGCCCGCGAAGGTTGCCTCTTCGATGGCTGAGAGCCCCTCTCTGGTACCGGGGATCTTGATAAAAAGGTTCGGACGGGCAGCTAGTGCGTGGAGCGCCTTTGCTGCCACAAGCGTTCCAGCGGCGTCATTGGCCAGCAGTGGAGAGACCTCAAGGGATACCCATCCGTCTACGCCGTTTGTCCGGTCGTGAATTGGACGAAACAGATCTGCGGCCTGTCTGAGATCCTCGATCGCCAGCTCGAAGAAGAGTGCCTCGCCCGACTTGCCATCCTTTACCTTCCGACGAATGGCGTCATCATAGTCATGACTGTTCTTGATGGCATGGTCAAAGATTGTTGGGTTCGAGGTAAGCCCCGTGACCGAGAACTCCTGAATATAGCGGTTGAGTGTTCCACTCGTCAGCAGACCGCGAGTTATATTGTCCAGCCAAAGGCTCTGCCCTGTTTCGTGGAGTTTTTCGGTCGCTTTCATGAATATCTCCTAAAGCAATATGGTGGTGTTTGTGAGG
This is a stretch of genomic DNA from Granulicella sp. WH15. It encodes these proteins:
- the tal gene encoding transaldolase — its product is MKATEKLHETGQSLWLDNITRGLLTSGTLNRYIQEFSVTGLTSNPTIFDHAIKNSHDYDDAIRRKVKDGKSGEALFFELAIEDLRQAADLFRPIHDRTNGVDGWVSLEVSPLLANDAAGTLVAAKALHALAARPNLFIKIPGTREGLSAIEEATFAGIPVNVTLLFSSTQYVAAAQAYLRGIERRITAGLNPHVGSVASLFVSRWDVAVADKVPGELRDQLGIAIAGEAYESYRRLLDSQPWQRVFNEGARAQRLLFASTGTKDPKASDTLYVQALASPFTVNTMPEATLKAFADHGKVSDSLVAGAGEALAKFGECGIDKDALGSQLQDEGAASFVQSWKELMECIVSKSEALAGA